DNA from Mycobacteriales bacterium:
AGCCAGGCCCGTGGCTCGTCAGGCACCCCGGTGCGCGGCCAGTCCCGCAGCGCGGCGAGGACGGCGTCCTGTACGGCGTCCTCGGCGACCGACAGGCTGCCCACCGTCCGGACGAGGGTGGCCAGGACGCGGGCACCCTCGATCCGCACGGTGTCGGCGAGCTGGTCGTGCGCCTCCGCCATGTGGCGTCACCTCGACCTGACGACCGGCCGTACCTCGACCGCCCCGCCCCAGGCGGCCGGGATGCGCGCGGCGATCGCGACGGCCGCATCGAGATCGGCGGCCTCGATCAGGTAGTAGCCGGTGAGCGCCTCCTTGGTCTCCGCGTAGGGCCCGTCCGCGGTGACCACCTCGCCACCGCGGGCACCGACGACCCGGACGGTCGTCGCCGTCCCGGTCGGATGGAGCACGGCGCTGGACAGGACGCTTTCGGCGTCCTCGCGCCCGAATTTCTGGTACTCCACGAGCGTTTCGGCGTTCTCGGGGGCGAACCAGTCCACGTCGGCGGTGTAGGTCAGAGCCAGGTACTGCGCCATGGCGATGCTCCTCGATCCGGTCGGGCCCGATGCCCGACTCATGAGAAGGACGAACGAGCGGACCCGAGAAGGACATCATCCCCGGC
Protein-coding regions in this window:
- a CDS encoding YciI family protein, with protein sequence MAQYLALTYTADVDWFAPENAETLVEYQKFGREDAESVLSSAVLHPTGTATTVRVVGARGGEVVTADGPYAETKEALTGYYLIEAADLDAAVAIAARIPAAWGGAVEVRPVVRSR